A genomic region of Polynucleobacter necessarius contains the following coding sequences:
- the phoR gene encoding phosphate regulon sensor histidine kinase PhoR, translating to MIRRPEFVRYLNDRLFDEPLLIEQMGSNSNLSLMIQVFPFSENRRLLLAQDVTDLRKAEAMRRDFVANVSHEMRTPLTVMTGFLEAVQTLDLEPAKKEEYLELMMVQGKRMKSLVEDLLTLANLEANTQPAPQSKVSMQTILAMLKNEAEALSHGRHVISIEGDANYSLLGDERELISAFSNLVSNAVRYTPDGGNIQIAWSATPKNDAEFSVRDSGPGIPSEHLPRLTERFYRVDRSRSRETGGTGLGLAIIVKHVATRHQAQLLIESAPGEGSRFAIEFPSARVVSI from the coding sequence TTGATTCGCCGTCCTGAGTTTGTTCGTTACTTGAACGATCGTTTGTTTGATGAGCCATTATTAATTGAGCAGATGGGGTCGAACTCGAACTTAAGTTTAATGATCCAGGTGTTCCCATTTTCCGAGAATCGCCGTCTGCTTTTGGCTCAAGACGTTACTGATCTACGCAAGGCTGAAGCGATGCGTAGGGATTTCGTTGCTAACGTTTCTCATGAGATGCGCACACCATTGACAGTCATGACGGGTTTTCTGGAGGCCGTGCAGACCTTGGATCTCGAGCCTGCAAAGAAGGAAGAGTACTTAGAGCTCATGATGGTGCAGGGCAAGAGAATGAAGAGCTTAGTAGAGGATTTGTTAACGCTGGCCAATCTCGAAGCAAATACACAGCCTGCGCCTCAATCCAAAGTCTCCATGCAGACCATCTTGGCAATGCTAAAGAATGAGGCCGAAGCGCTATCTCATGGCAGGCATGTTATTTCAATCGAGGGTGACGCAAATTATTCCTTGTTGGGGGATGAGCGAGAGTTAATCTCCGCTTTTAGTAACCTTGTCTCGAATGCCGTCAGATATACGCCGGATGGGGGTAATATTCAGATTGCATGGAGCGCGACCCCTAAGAATGATGCTGAATTTTCAGTTCGCGATTCTGGTCCTGGTATTCCTTCTGAACATCTTCCTAGATTGACTGAGCGTTTTTATCGCGTAGATAGAAGCCGTTCCCGGGAAACGGGTGGCACAGGCCTCGGCCTCGCTATTATTGTTAAGCACGTCGCCACTCGCCACCAAGCTCAGTTATTGATTGAAAGTGCACCTGGAGAGGGCAGTAGATTTGCAATTGAGTTCCCATCCGCGCGCGTCGTTTCTATATAA
- a CDS encoding DUF3329 domain-containing protein, producing the protein MFSIISRFLVIVSLASVGSWLAYGQWGILPAFLADFGLLSIPLAYSYFNLMRLEKFILIDRVESMPAASGLWGEVFSRLERLIRGMKGWVRAIEKQHERFIDAFQASPNGIIMLDDVDQIEWCNAIAGRFFGILFKRDA; encoded by the coding sequence ATGTTTTCAATTATTAGTCGCTTCCTGGTTATTGTTAGCCTAGCTTCAGTGGGTTCTTGGCTTGCCTATGGGCAATGGGGGATTTTGCCAGCCTTCTTGGCGGACTTTGGGTTGCTAAGCATTCCTTTGGCTTACTCCTATTTCAATTTAATGCGCTTGGAGAAGTTCATTCTGATTGATCGCGTGGAAAGCATGCCTGCCGCTAGCGGACTCTGGGGCGAGGTTTTTTCCCGTCTAGAGCGATTGATTCGTGGAATGAAAGGTTGGGTGCGTGCGATCGAGAAGCAGCACGAGCGATTTATTGATGCGTTTCAAGCCTCACCCAATGGCATCATCATGTTAGATGATGTCGATCAAATTGAATGGTGTAACGCCATTGCTGGGCGATTCTTTGGCATTTTATTCAAGCGAGATGCTTAG
- the phoU gene encoding phosphate signaling complex protein PhoU: MPDKHLSSQFDTDLNGLCSKLLEMGGLVESQISNAMRAFSEMNLELCNQVIQSEKLVNDYEVQIDLTCTEFIARRQPTARDLRLVMAISKAITNLERAGDEAERVAKRTKRLIESNIQTEINAVEIKLSGQMAISLLCRSFLDAFARLDTIAAVEVVQEDRQIDEEFRAFVRKLISYMMEDPKTITAGLDILSIAKAIERIGDHVKNIAEFVIYIAKGSDVRHVPHEELVREATK, encoded by the coding sequence ATGCCTGATAAACACTTATCTTCACAGTTTGACACCGACCTTAATGGCTTATGCAGCAAGTTGCTGGAAATGGGCGGATTGGTCGAGTCCCAAATTTCAAATGCTATGAGAGCATTTTCGGAAATGAACTTAGAACTTTGCAATCAAGTCATCCAGTCGGAAAAGCTAGTAAATGATTATGAGGTTCAGATTGACCTTACTTGTACAGAATTTATTGCACGTAGACAGCCTACTGCAAGAGATCTTCGTTTGGTCATGGCGATTTCTAAGGCAATCACGAATTTAGAGCGTGCGGGTGATGAGGCAGAACGGGTGGCCAAGAGAACCAAGCGTTTAATTGAATCTAATATCCAAACCGAGATTAATGCTGTTGAAATCAAACTTTCTGGGCAAATGGCGATTTCTTTATTGTGCCGTAGTTTTTTGGATGCTTTTGCTCGCTTAGATACGATTGCTGCCGTTGAAGTGGTTCAGGAAGACCGTCAAATTGATGAGGAATTTAGAGCATTTGTGCGAAAGTTAATCTCTTATATGATGGAGGACCCAAAGACAATTACTGCGGGTCTTGATATACTTTCCATTGCAAAAGCGATTGAGCGTATCGGAGACCACGTCAAAAATATCGCAGAGTTTGTGATTTATATTGCTAAGGGCTCTGACGTGCGGCATGTGCCCCACGAGGAGTTGGTGAGAGAAGCGACTAAATAG
- the pstB gene encoding phosphate ABC transporter ATP-binding protein PstB yields MNAIEIRHLNFYYGSYQGLKNINLDIEEKKVTAFIGPSGCGKSTLLRSLNRMYDLYPGQRAEGEINFYGENILDSNRDLNLLRSRIGMVFQKPTPFPMSICENIAFGVRLYEKLSRAEMDERVEWALNKAVLWGEVKDKLNQSGLSLSGGQQQRLCIARGVAVKPSVLLLDEPTSALDPISTAKIEELINELKNDYTIVIVTHNMQQAARVSDYTAFMYLGSLIEFGKTDEIFIKPKRKETEDYITGRFG; encoded by the coding sequence ATGAATGCAATTGAGATTCGTCATTTAAATTTCTACTACGGTAGTTATCAGGGGTTGAAAAATATCAATCTGGATATTGAAGAGAAAAAAGTGACCGCTTTTATTGGACCATCTGGTTGCGGTAAGTCCACTTTATTGCGCTCCTTAAACCGTATGTACGATCTCTATCCTGGCCAAAGAGCTGAGGGTGAAATTAACTTCTACGGCGAGAATATTCTGGACTCTAATCGCGATCTGAATTTATTGAGATCTAGAATCGGCATGGTTTTTCAGAAACCAACGCCATTTCCGATGTCGATCTGCGAAAACATTGCATTTGGTGTGCGCCTATACGAAAAGCTCTCTCGTGCAGAAATGGATGAGAGGGTAGAGTGGGCCCTCAATAAAGCAGTTCTTTGGGGTGAAGTTAAGGATAAGCTCAATCAAAGCGGCCTATCTCTATCTGGCGGACAGCAACAGCGCCTATGCATTGCCAGGGGTGTAGCGGTTAAGCCTTCAGTGTTGCTTTTGGATGAACCTACCTCGGCATTGGATCCTATTTCTACGGCCAAGATTGAAGAGCTTATTAATGAGCTCAAAAACGATTACACCATTGTGATTGTGACCCACAATATGCAACAAGCTGCACGTGTCTCGGATTACACAGCATTCATGTATTTGGGAAGTCTTATTGAGTTTGGTAAAACAGATGAGATCTTCATTAAACCAAAGCGTAAAGAAACCGAGGATTACATTACAGGCCGTTTCGGCTAA
- a CDS encoding ABC transporter permease subunit: protein MYKGFSSIHLSMFLESTPAPGSDGGGLANAIVGSLMLVGCCTLISAPVGVMAGIYLSEYGNKSKVASVTRFVTDIMLSAPSDCDWPLCLCIIGRTGKAFFWLGWNHRAIAVPVIVRTTENMLRLVPGSLREAAYALGAPKWKVALRLPYAQRKVA from the coding sequence TTGTACAAAGGCTTTTCCTCGATTCATTTATCGATGTTTCTAGAGAGCACGCCTGCGCCAGGTTCTGACGGCGGCGGCCTAGCGAATGCGATCGTTGGCAGCTTAATGCTTGTAGGATGCTGCACCTTAATTAGCGCCCCCGTTGGAGTAATGGCAGGCATTTATTTATCTGAGTACGGCAATAAGAGTAAGGTTGCATCAGTTACTCGATTTGTGACGGACATTATGTTGTCTGCCCCATCGGATTGTGATTGGCCTCTTTGTTTATGCATTATTGGCCGCACAGGTAAAGCATTTTTCTGGCTGGGCTGGAACCATCGCGCTATCGCTGTTCCGGTTATTGTTAGAACAACTGAGAATATGTTGCGTTTGGTGCCTGGAAGTTTGCGTGAGGCCGCTTATGCATTGGGTGCACCAAAATGGAAAGTGGCTTTAAGATTACCCTACGCGCAGCGCAAAGTGGCGTAA
- the pstC gene encoding phosphate ABC transporter permease subunit PstC, giving the protein MSEAVNVSANAVSPQALRVARVQRFQDMLFHRATQFFALSVLIVLLGIIASLLINAWPALHEFGPAFFISEEWDVVNGQFGGLIAIYGTLVTSVIALVIAVPLSFGIAVFLTELCPGYLRRPLGTAIELLAAVPSIIYGMFGLFIFAPLFAEYIEPALAATLGQIPLFGLLFRGAFNGIGILCAELILAMMILPFIASVMRDVFEIVPPVLKESAYGIGCITWEVVRNIVLPYTRAGVIGGVMLGLGRALGETMAVTFVIGNAHRLSSSLFSPGNSIASTLANEFGGAEVGPHFSSLFALALALFMITFIVLAVAKWMLLRMEKREGLKS; this is encoded by the coding sequence ATGTCTGAAGCAGTTAACGTCTCTGCAAACGCTGTTTCCCCGCAGGCACTTCGAGTAGCCAGGGTTCAGCGTTTTCAGGACATGCTCTTTCATAGAGCAACCCAATTCTTCGCATTGTCGGTTCTGATCGTATTGCTTGGCATCATTGCGTCTCTGCTTATTAATGCATGGCCAGCCCTGCATGAGTTTGGACCAGCATTTTTCATTTCAGAAGAGTGGGATGTAGTGAATGGTCAGTTTGGCGGCCTGATTGCCATCTATGGAACCTTGGTCACCTCTGTTATCGCGTTAGTGATTGCTGTGCCCCTTAGTTTTGGCATTGCTGTATTTTTAACGGAGCTCTGTCCGGGCTATTTGCGCCGTCCTCTTGGTACGGCAATTGAGCTCTTGGCAGCAGTCCCATCGATTATTTATGGAATGTTTGGTTTATTTATCTTTGCACCGCTATTTGCGGAGTACATTGAGCCCGCTTTAGCCGCCACTCTTGGGCAAATTCCATTATTTGGTCTTTTGTTCCGAGGCGCCTTTAATGGCATTGGCATTCTTTGTGCTGAATTGATATTGGCAATGATGATTTTGCCGTTTATCGCTTCCGTTATGCGCGATGTATTCGAGATAGTGCCTCCCGTGCTTAAAGAGTCTGCATATGGTATTGGGTGCATAACATGGGAAGTGGTGCGCAATATTGTTTTGCCTTACACCCGAGCAGGTGTAATTGGTGGCGTGATGTTGGGTTTAGGTAGGGCGCTTGGTGAAACCATGGCGGTTACCTTTGTCATTGGTAATGCACACAGACTGTCTTCCTCCTTATTTTCTCCAGGCAACTCTATTGCCTCTACCTTGGCCAATGAGTTTGGAGGGGCGGAAGTAGGGCCGCATTTCTCCTCATTGTTTGCATTAGCGCTTGCACTCTTCATGATCACGTTCATTGTTCTTGCGGTTGCCAAGTGGATGTTATTGCGCATGGAGAAGCGGGAAGGTCTGAAATCATGA
- a CDS encoding M48 family metalloprotease gives MAVIRGKIAKVSPVKFVVGFSESDDINAFASLQNGQYCIVFTNGFMRQFGDDPDVIAAVFGHELGHHHLGHTQPDCAKNRDVAIGVASQALGAISSYFIPFSGLLVGNAVKGAGLSYSRDDERDADKFGMRLALKAGYSPCGSYRFAEKMNALGQGPALAFLSTHPGNDERLKNSQDFSQAEANSSCVQ, from the coding sequence TTGGCGGTCATACGAGGAAAAATTGCCAAAGTAAGCCCAGTTAAATTTGTTGTGGGCTTTTCAGAGAGTGATGATATTAATGCTTTTGCAAGCCTGCAAAATGGGCAATATTGCATTGTGTTTACCAATGGATTTATGCGCCAATTTGGCGATGATCCCGATGTGATTGCCGCAGTTTTTGGCCATGAGTTGGGACATCATCATTTGGGTCATACCCAACCGGATTGCGCCAAAAATAGGGATGTTGCTATTGGAGTGGCCAGTCAGGCTTTGGGGGCAATTTCTAGCTATTTCATCCCCTTTAGCGGGCTCCTGGTGGGAAATGCGGTTAAGGGTGCAGGGCTGTCCTATAGCAGGGATGATGAGCGTGATGCTGATAAATTTGGCATGAGGCTGGCTTTAAAGGCAGGCTATTCCCCCTGTGGAAGCTATCGATTTGCAGAAAAAATGAATGCCTTAGGGCAAGGCCCGGCATTAGCTTTCCTTTCAACCCACCCCGGAAATGATGAAAGACTCAAAAATTCACAAGATTTTAGTCAAGCCGAGGCAAATTCTTCATGCGTCCAATAA
- the serS gene encoding serine--tRNA ligase, with product MIDPQLLRKDIAAVAARLATRKFQLDVEKFNTLEAERKSLQTRTEELQAKRNQLSKAIGMKKDKGEDASAEMAEVAQVNADMESGAARLSTLQAEISDFLMGIPNLPDESVPAGKDETENKEVKRWGEQPIFDFEIKDHVDLGSPLGLDFEVAAKISGSRFVVLKGPIARLHRALAQFMIDTHATKHDYQEVYAPYMVNAASMRGTGQLPKFEEDLFKVPRQMGGEDEGGEAKTENFYLIPTAEVPVTNLVRDEIVNADSLPMKFVAHTPCFRSEAGSYGRDVRGMIRQHQFDKVELVQITKPEHSMQALEELTGHAERILELLELPYRKVLLCTGDMGFGSTKTYDLEVWVPSQHAYREISSCSSMGDFQARRMQARFKAGQGKPELVHTLNGSGLAVGRALVALLENKQQVDGSIAIPKALQPYLGGLAVLKPI from the coding sequence ATGATTGATCCGCAATTACTCCGTAAAGATATCGCTGCAGTTGCTGCACGTTTAGCTACTCGTAAATTCCAGCTTGATGTTGAGAAATTCAATACATTAGAAGCTGAGCGCAAATCACTGCAAACCCGCACCGAAGAATTGCAAGCAAAACGCAATCAGTTGTCTAAAGCCATTGGTATGAAAAAAGACAAGGGCGAAGATGCTTCTGCCGAGATGGCTGAGGTTGCGCAAGTAAATGCGGATATGGAATCTGGTGCAGCAAGACTAAGCACCCTTCAAGCAGAGATTTCTGATTTCTTAATGGGTATCCCCAATCTTCCGGATGAATCTGTGCCAGCAGGTAAAGATGAAACCGAGAACAAAGAAGTAAAGCGTTGGGGTGAGCAACCTATTTTTGATTTTGAGATCAAAGATCACGTTGACCTTGGCAGTCCATTAGGGCTCGACTTTGAAGTGGCGGCAAAGATTAGCGGCTCACGCTTTGTAGTGCTTAAGGGACCAATCGCAAGATTGCACCGCGCCTTGGCGCAGTTCATGATCGATACCCATGCCACAAAGCATGACTATCAAGAGGTCTATGCGCCTTATATGGTGAACGCTGCCTCAATGCGTGGCACTGGCCAATTACCGAAGTTTGAAGAAGACTTATTCAAAGTTCCGCGTCAGATGGGTGGTGAAGACGAGGGTGGCGAAGCAAAAACTGAAAACTTCTACCTGATTCCAACAGCAGAAGTGCCGGTAACCAATTTGGTTCGCGATGAAATCGTGAATGCTGATAGCTTGCCAATGAAATTTGTAGCTCATACACCATGCTTCCGCTCAGAAGCGGGTAGCTATGGCCGTGATGTACGCGGCATGATTCGTCAACACCAGTTCGACAAAGTGGAGTTAGTTCAAATCACTAAACCAGAACACTCCATGCAAGCGCTGGAAGAGTTAACCGGTCATGCAGAACGTATTTTGGAATTGCTCGAGTTGCCATATAGAAAAGTATTGCTCTGCACTGGTGATATGGGTTTTGGTAGCACCAAGACCTACGACTTAGAAGTGTGGGTGCCATCACAGCATGCTTACCGAGAAATTAGCTCTTGCTCAAGCATGGGTGATTTCCAGGCAAGAAGAATGCAAGCAAGATTCAAAGCTGGGCAAGGTAAACCAGAATTGGTTCACACCTTAAATGGCTCAGGTCTTGCGGTGGGTAGAGCATTGGTTGCATTGCTTGAAAACAAGCAGCAAGTAGATGGCAGCATTGCTATTCCTAAAGCATTGCAACCCTATTTGGGTGGCTTAGCAGTGCTAAAGCCAATTTAA
- a CDS encoding outer membrane lipoprotein carrier protein LolA: MPRVLIAAILSIVSILFSNAALSQTEGGSEQLHQFVRSSKTAEGDFVQQQLRAPKANEPQDKGLKVVRQTQGHFVFQRPGHFIWDTQKPFEQKLIADGKQLILWDKDLNQATFRPAGQALASTPAAILFGESSLDQHFDLVDGEERLGMKWVALTPKKDPNAKGKNDLPYTKISIGMANGLPKALELTDGLGSVVLVTLDKIQLNVNLPANRFTFNPPAGAEVLRLN, from the coding sequence ATGCCAAGAGTTCTCATAGCAGCAATCCTCAGTATTGTCAGCATCTTATTTTCAAATGCCGCTCTATCTCAAACGGAGGGTGGTTCAGAGCAATTGCATCAGTTCGTACGCAGCTCAAAAACAGCTGAAGGCGATTTTGTGCAGCAGCAGTTACGCGCACCTAAAGCAAATGAGCCGCAAGATAAAGGTTTAAAAGTAGTGCGCCAAACCCAAGGTCATTTTGTGTTTCAGCGTCCCGGCCATTTTATTTGGGATACGCAAAAACCATTTGAGCAAAAGCTCATCGCTGATGGCAAACAACTCATTCTGTGGGATAAGGATTTAAATCAAGCAACCTTTCGTCCAGCTGGACAAGCATTGGCATCAACTCCAGCAGCAATTCTCTTTGGTGAGAGTTCGTTAGATCAGCACTTCGATCTGGTGGATGGGGAAGAGCGATTGGGTATGAAGTGGGTAGCTCTAACGCCTAAAAAAGACCCTAATGCCAAAGGTAAAAATGATTTACCGTACACCAAGATTTCGATTGGCATGGCCAACGGTTTGCCTAAAGCCCTTGAACTTACCGATGGATTGGGTAGTGTAGTGCTTGTTACCCTAGATAAGATCCAGCTCAATGTGAATTTGCCTGCCAATCGCTTTACTTTCAATCCGCCCGCCGGGGCAGAAGTCTTGCGCTTAAACTAG
- a CDS encoding DNA translocase FtsK, with product MARTAYPKSKTPMSPEPPDNSGQGRMPRLLLEARWFISLGLCLGLFAILLTYTKADPAWSNASFEAPKNLGGRFGAYLADLMLYIFGISAFWWVVLFGCRVLDGWKELWSIPLPPEPDAKPDSLLMRWLGFGLTLVCSMGIESIRMHSLSWQLPRPPGGILGELIGDPLQMSLGFTGATLVLLFGLCAGLSLFLHFSWLDVAEKVGRFLEVTYHRIRERRDVEEDRKLGEAAAEEREEFVEEFHGRVEVAAPVQIVRAPVEIPTSARVEREKQQPLFVDIPDSELPPLALLDPVPEAKETISADVLEFTSRLIERKLAEFNVQVTVIAAYPGPVVTRYEIDPAVGVKGSQIVNLSRDLARSLGVVSMRVVETIPGKTCMALELPNPTRQSVYLSEILTSQVYNDNHSLLTLALGKDISGSPMVADLAKMPHCLVAGTTGAGKSVGINAMILSLLFKAKPDEVRLIMIDPKMLEMAIYDKIPHLLCPVVTDMKQAYNALNWAVNEMERRYKLMSKFGVRNLAGFNKKIAEAEEKGEKLTNPFSLTPDDPEPIYKAPVIVIVIDELADLMMVSGKKIEELIARIAQKARAAGIHLVLATQRPSVDVITGLIKANVPTRISFQVSSKIDSRTILDQQGAEALLGMGDMLYMAPGTGLPVRVHGAFVSDDEVHRVVEWLKEKGEANYIDGVLEGADESNVDALTGESGGEADPLYDQAVAIVLENKRPSISLVQRHLRIGYNRAARLLEDMEKAGLVSKMGNGGNREILHRPSE from the coding sequence ATGGCTAGAACCGCATACCCGAAGTCCAAGACTCCAATGAGTCCCGAGCCCCCCGATAACAGCGGGCAGGGCAGAATGCCCCGTTTGCTTCTGGAGGCCCGCTGGTTCATCTCCCTAGGCCTTTGCCTGGGCTTATTTGCCATCTTGCTGACCTATACCAAGGCCGATCCAGCCTGGTCAAACGCCAGTTTTGAGGCCCCAAAGAACTTGGGTGGCCGTTTTGGAGCTTATTTAGCCGATTTAATGCTCTATATCTTCGGAATATCTGCCTTTTGGTGGGTGGTTCTATTTGGGTGCCGTGTCCTCGATGGCTGGAAGGAGCTTTGGAGTATTCCATTGCCCCCAGAACCGGACGCTAAGCCTGATTCCTTATTAATGCGCTGGTTAGGCTTTGGCCTGACACTGGTCTGCAGTATGGGTATTGAGTCCATTCGGATGCATTCGTTGTCCTGGCAGCTTCCTAGGCCTCCTGGAGGCATTCTGGGTGAGTTGATTGGCGATCCCTTGCAAATGTCCCTCGGTTTTACTGGGGCAACCTTAGTTCTCCTATTTGGCCTATGTGCTGGCTTATCCCTCTTTTTGCATTTTTCTTGGCTCGATGTTGCTGAGAAAGTAGGTCGATTCTTGGAGGTGACTTATCACCGTATTCGCGAACGTCGCGATGTCGAAGAAGATCGCAAGTTGGGTGAAGCTGCTGCGGAAGAGCGTGAAGAGTTTGTGGAAGAGTTCCACGGTCGTGTTGAAGTTGCCGCTCCTGTACAAATTGTGCGCGCACCAGTGGAGATTCCTACGAGTGCTCGCGTTGAACGTGAAAAGCAGCAACCGTTATTTGTGGATATTCCGGATTCAGAATTGCCGCCACTCGCATTGCTCGATCCAGTGCCTGAAGCAAAAGAAACGATCTCTGCCGATGTATTGGAATTTACTTCGCGCTTAATTGAGCGTAAGTTGGCAGAATTTAATGTTCAGGTAACTGTGATTGCTGCATACCCTGGTCCAGTGGTTACTCGTTATGAGATTGACCCAGCAGTGGGCGTGAAGGGTAGTCAGATTGTGAATCTCTCACGCGACTTAGCGCGTTCGCTGGGCGTAGTGAGTATGCGTGTTGTTGAAACGATTCCCGGCAAGACCTGCATGGCTCTGGAATTACCAAACCCAACACGTCAATCGGTTTACCTGTCGGAGATCCTGACGTCACAGGTCTACAACGACAATCACTCATTATTGACTCTGGCTCTAGGTAAAGACATCTCCGGTAGCCCGATGGTGGCTGACTTAGCCAAGATGCCTCACTGCTTGGTTGCGGGTACCACTGGTGCTGGTAAGTCCGTTGGTATTAATGCCATGATCCTGTCTTTGCTCTTTAAGGCGAAGCCTGACGAAGTGCGCCTGATCATGATTGATCCGAAGATGCTCGAGATGGCAATCTACGACAAAATTCCACACTTGTTATGTCCAGTAGTGACTGACATGAAGCAAGCTTACAACGCCCTTAACTGGGCGGTAAATGAGATGGAGCGTCGCTACAAACTCATGAGTAAGTTTGGAGTGCGTAACTTAGCTGGCTTTAACAAGAAGATTGCAGAAGCAGAAGAAAAAGGTGAGAAGCTCACCAATCCATTTAGCTTGACTCCGGATGATCCAGAGCCAATCTATAAAGCACCAGTGATCGTCATCGTGATCGATGAGTTAGCTGACTTGATGATGGTTTCTGGCAAGAAGATCGAAGAGTTGATTGCGCGTATTGCACAAAAGGCTCGTGCTGCAGGCATTCATTTGGTATTGGCAACACAGCGTCCAAGCGTGGACGTCATTACTGGCTTGATCAAAGCAAACGTACCAACCCGTATTTCATTCCAAGTGAGCTCTAAGATCGACAGTCGTACGATTTTGGATCAGCAGGGCGCGGAAGCGCTGCTGGGTATGGGCGATATGCTTTATATGGCACCAGGTACCGGCTTACCAGTTCGTGTGCATGGCGCATTCGTATCCGATGATGAAGTGCATCGCGTTGTGGAGTGGCTCAAAGAGAAGGGCGAAGCCAATTACATCGATGGTGTATTAGAAGGTGCTGATGAATCTAATGTTGATGCCTTAACTGGCGAGAGCGGCGGTGAAGCTGATCCACTCTATGACCAGGCTGTTGCCATTGTTTTGGAAAACAAGCGCCCATCCATCTCATTAGTGCAGCGTCACTTGCGCATTGGCTATAACCGCGCAGCACGCTTATTAGAGGATATGGAAAAGGCTGGTCTCGTATCGAAGATGGGTAATGGCGGCAATCGCGAGATTTTGCATCGCCCTTCGGAGTAA
- the trxB gene encoding thioredoxin-disulfide reductase, protein MTTNTPKHSKVLILGSGPAGYTAAVYAARANLNPTLITGLAQGGQLMTTTDVENWPADADGVQGPELMDRFLKHAERFNTEIIFDHIHTAALKEKPIRLVGDSGTYTCDALIICIGASAQYIGLPSEEAFMGRGVSGCATCDGFFYRNQDVCVVGGGNTAVEEALYLTGIAKKVTVIHRRDKFRAEPILNDRLMAKVAEGKVELKLNSTLDEVLGDETGVTGVRIKKQDGSTEDLAVTGAFIAIGHKPNTELFVGQLDMSNGYLKTHSGLEGNATATNIPGVFAAGDVQDHIYRQAITSAGTGCMAALDAQRYLETLE, encoded by the coding sequence ATGACTACAAATACCCCAAAACACTCCAAAGTTCTAATCCTCGGATCTGGCCCTGCTGGCTATACAGCAGCTGTCTACGCTGCCCGTGCCAATTTAAACCCTACCCTCATTACGGGACTGGCTCAAGGCGGTCAATTGATGACCACCACTGACGTGGAAAACTGGCCTGCAGATGCGGATGGCGTTCAAGGCCCAGAACTCATGGACCGCTTTTTAAAGCATGCTGAGCGCTTTAATACTGAAATCATTTTTGACCACATTCATACTGCAGCCTTAAAAGAAAAACCAATTCGCTTAGTTGGCGACTCTGGTACTTACACCTGCGATGCATTAATTATTTGTATTGGTGCCTCCGCTCAATACATTGGTCTACCAAGCGAAGAAGCATTTATGGGTCGCGGTGTTTCTGGTTGCGCAACTTGTGATGGTTTCTTCTACCGCAATCAAGACGTCTGCGTAGTTGGTGGCGGCAACACTGCTGTTGAAGAAGCGCTTTACCTCACCGGTATCGCCAAAAAAGTTACCGTGATTCATCGTCGCGATAAATTCCGTGCAGAGCCAATTCTCAATGACCGCTTAATGGCTAAAGTAGCTGAAGGCAAAGTGGAGCTCAAACTGAACTCCACTTTAGATGAAGTTCTCGGCGATGAAACAGGCGTTACTGGTGTGCGTATCAAGAAACAAGATGGCAGCACCGAAGATCTAGCTGTCACTGGCGCCTTCATTGCGATTGGCCACAAGCCGAACACCGAACTCTTTGTTGGTCAGCTTGACATGAGTAACGGCTACCTCAAGACCCATTCTGGCCTTGAAGGCAATGCTACCGCCACCAACATCCCTGGCGTGTTTGCTGCTGGCGACGTACAAGACCACATCTACCGTCAAGCCATTACTAGTGCCGGCACAGGCTGTATGGCTGCATTAGATGCACAGCGTTACTTGGAAACTCTGGAATAA
- a CDS encoding helix-turn-helix domain-containing protein has translation MKKIVRVSVDLNNPKSFPKGVVNKKLLDATSERLIKLHQQQDDDEAMQDAAKYAKRVRERSGLSQQEFSNRIEVSLETIRNWEQGKRSPTGAAKALLKILDRAPEVALLALSV, from the coding sequence ATGAAAAAAATAGTACGAGTTAGCGTTGATCTAAATAACCCTAAAAGCTTCCCCAAGGGGGTTGTAAATAAGAAGCTATTAGATGCAACTTCTGAGCGTCTCATAAAGCTACACCAACAGCAAGACGATGACGAGGCCATGCAAGATGCCGCAAAATATGCAAAGCGAGTTCGTGAACGGAGTGGCTTATCTCAACAAGAGTTCTCAAATCGCATAGAAGTTTCCTTGGAAACTATTCGAAATTGGGAGCAGGGAAAAAGAAGTCCAACAGGCGCAGCAAAAGCGCTGCTAAAAATATTGGATCGTGCGCCTGAGGTAGCTTTACTGGCCCTAAGCGTATAA